TCGGCCACATCGGCACCACGGCGCCGGCCCGGGCGAAGAGCGGGATGCGCTCCATGGGCGTCGGCGCGATGACGTACCGCCCGCCCTCGTGCACCTCGCCGGTGTGCCAGTCGTACCAGTGCCCCTCGGGCAGGTACACCTGCCGCGCAGTCTCACCCGGCAGGATCACCGGGGCGACGAGCAGGTCTCGCCCGAGCAGGAACTGGTCGTCGACGGCCACGGCCGCCGGGTCGTACTGGTGGTCGAAGGCGAGCGGTCGCTGCACCGGCTCCCCGGTCTCCGACGCCCGCACGAACGCCGAGTACAGGTACGGCATGAGCCGGTAGCGCAGCTGCACCGCCTCACGGGCCAGGTCGAACACGCGCGTGCCGAACGCCCACGCGTACTGCTCGACGTTGTCGGTCTCGGAGTGGTTGCGGCAGAACGGCGTCAGCGCCCCGAGCTGCATCCACCGCAGGAACAGCTCGGCGTTCGAGTCGCCCTGGAACCCGCCGATGTCGGCCCCGACGAACGGCTGCCCCGAGACCCCCAGACCGGAACCCATCGTCACGGCGAGCGCGAGGTGGTCCCACCGGGCCTGGTTGTCGCCCATCCAGTTCGCCGCGTACCGCTGGATGCCGGCGAAGCCCGAGCGCGACAGCACGAAGGTGCGCAGGTCCGGGCGCGCCGCCTGCAGCCCCTCGACGGTGCCCATCGCCATGAGCAGCGCGTACTGGTTGTGGAACCGCTCGTGCGACACCCGTCCGTGCTCGAACCGCATCCGCTCCGGCGGGATCACCCCGGTGGCGGGCTCGTTCATGTCGTTCCAGATGCCGGCCAACCCCGACTCGACGTGCCGGGCGTTGAGCTCGCCCCACCACGAGCGCGCGGCTTCGGTGGCGAAGTCGGGGAAGACGGTGTCGCCCGGCCAGACCTGCCCGATGTAGACGTCGCCGCCCTCGGTGCGACAGAAGACGTCCCGCTCGAGCCCGTCGTCGTAGACCGCGTAGCCGGGGTCGTGCTTGACGCCGGGGTCGACGATCGAGATGACCTTGAGCCCCTGCGCGTCCAGCCGCTCCAGCATCCCCGCAGGGTCGGGGAAGCGCTGCTCGTCCCACGTGAAGACGCGGTACCCGTCCATGTAGTCGATGTCGAGCCACAGCGCGTCGACGGGGAAGCCGGCCTCGCGGTGCCGCGCCCCGAGCTGCTCGACCTCGTCCTGGGTGTACGCGTGCCACCGGCACTGGTGGTACCCGAGCGCCCACAGCGGCGGCAGCCCGGCGCGCCCCGTCAGCCAGGTGTACGCCTCGAGGATGCCGGGCATGTCGGGCCCCGCGAAGACGTACTCCGTCCACTGGCCGCCCTCGAACCCGATGCGGATATCGTCGGACCGGCTGAAGTCGTAGTGGCCCCGGTGGCCGTTGTCGACGAACGACCCGCTCATCGCGCCCGACGGGTTCGACTGGTGGTAGAAGAACGGGATCGTCACGTAGTACGGGTCGAACTCGGTGCTCGTCACGTCGGCGCGCGGGTCGTCGGCCGCGAGGCCGGCCCGGAACTGCTCGGTCGCCGGGCCGTTGAGCACGTCGGTGTTCCACATCGTGAAGTCGCGTCCGGCACGGTCGAAGACGCCGCCCTTCTCGCCCAGACCGAAGACGCCGTCGCCCCGGCCTCGCGACCGCCGCGTCGACCATGAGTCGTTGAGCGTGCGGTACGTCTCGTAGCGGCCGTCGTCGCCGAGCACCGACTGGAGCACGACCGACCCGTCGGTGCGCAGCACGTCGACGCGGAAGGGCGCGACCCCGAGCCGCACCTCGAGCTCGTCGGTGACCACCCGCCACTGCCGCCCACCGGTCGTGCTCTCGGTGCCGGTGCCGGTGTCGACCCTGAACGGCACATCGCCCGCCCGGGTCGCCTGGAGCGGGTCGACGCAGACGGCGAACGTCGGCTGCTCGTCGAAGACGCCCCCGCGGCTCAGCTGCACCCGGACGACGTCGGCGCGGCACACGTCGATGCGGAGCCGCTCGCCGTGCACCCGGGCGAGCAGCCCGGTGTCGGTGCGCTCGACGTCGGTGACGCTCTCGAACCTGACGAAGTGGTCGGTCTGCACGCGACCATCCTGCCGTCGACGGCGCGCCGGGGCCGGACCGGGGTAAGAAGCGATCAGCCGAGCCACTGGAGGACCCGATGAGTGACGTGACGATCCGAGCGGTCGGGCCCGTGGCGACGCCGACCGCGTGGGAGCGCTACGCCGACACGACCCTCTGGAAGCGCTGGTCGCCGCAGATCCTCGGCGTCGACCTGACCGACCCGACGCGCCAGCGCCTGCACGCCGGCATGACCGGCCGGGTCCGCGGACCGCTCGGGCTCAAGGTCCCGTTCACCGTCGAGTCGGTCGACGAGGCGCGCATGTCCTGGGTCTGGCGCGTGCACGTCGGGCCGGTCCGGATGCGCCTGCACCACACCGTCGCCGGCCACCCGAAGGGCACCGAGACGACGCTGACGATCTCGGGCGCACCGCCCGTCGCGGTCGGTTACTCGGTGCTCGCGCAGGTCGCCCTGCACCGACTCGTCAGGCCGTGATCGCGGCGTCCCCGGGCGCCGACAGCGTGATGACCGCCCGCTCGATGAGGTCGTGGTCCTCGACCCGCGCCGACAGCTCGGCGAGCCGGGCCGCCACTTCGGTCTCGGTGTCGTCACCGATGAGGTCGACGGCGGCGACGAGGAACACCCGGCTCGGGCCGACGAACTCGAGGTGCAGGAACGTGATCCGCTCGATGGTCGGCACGTCGAGCAGCCGGGCCATGACCCGCGACCGCACGTCCGGCGCGACCGTCTCGCCGACGAGGAAGTCACGGTTGCGCGAGATGAGGAAGATCGCCACCACCCCGAGCAGCAGCCCGACGAGGATCGACCCGGCTGCGTCCCACCGGGCGTCGCCCGTGGCCTGGTGTAGCCCGATGCCGGCGGCCGCGATGACGAGCCCGAGCAGGGCCGCGGAGTCCTCGGCGTAGACGGCGCGCAGGGTCGGGTTCGACGTGTCGGCGATGAAGCGCAGCGGGTGCAGCCCCGCCCGGCGCGCGGCCGACCGGCTCTGCCGCCGCGCCTGCAGGAACGAGATCCCCTCGAGCACGAAGGCGAGCGCGAGCACCGCGTACGCCCACGTGTAGCTCGCCTCCTCGCTCTCGGGCTCGGTCAGGCTCTGGATGCCGTGCCACACCGACACGACCGCGCCCGCACCGAAGAGACCGAAGGCGGCGAACATCGACCACACGTAGGCCTCGCGGCCGTACCCGAGCGGGTGCGAGGCGTCGCGGACCTTGCCCGAACGGCGCTCGGCGATGAGCAGGAAGATCTCGTTACCGGCATCCGCCCACGAGTGCGCCGCCTCCGCGACCATCGACGCCGACCCCGTGATGACGGCGACGACCGACTTCGCCAGCGCGATGAGGGCGTTGGCGACGAGCGCCACGAGCACGGTGAGCATGCTCTCCCCGCCCTTCTGCTCACCCTTCTGCTCGCTCGCCTCGTCGCCCGGTCTCGCGGCGTCGCCGGAGGGTGCGGTGGGCGCGGATGCCGGGTCGTTCGTCGAGGCGGTCACCGCGACAGTCTTCACCCGAGACGTGACCGCCGCCACGTCACCCCGCGAGGTGACGCACGCGTCGGGACGCCGACGTAGCGTGGAGGACATGGACCCCGTCTCCGACCTCACCCGCTTCGTGCAGAGGCGCCTCGGGACGGCGCTGCGCAACCGGGTGGCGGGAGACGACGCCCCGCAGCACGCCGAACGCATCTGGGGCGCCGAGGGCGAGCGCTGGTTCACGCCCGACGACCCGATCTGGCGTGTGCACGCCGACGCGTCGATGTTCCCCGGCGGCATCGCGTCGCTGCTGCTGCAGTCGCTGCACCCGCTGGCCATGGCCGGGGTCGCGGGGCACAGCGGCTACCGCGGCGACCCGTGGGGCCGGCTGCAGCGCACGAGCCACTACCTCGCCATCACGACCTACGGCACGGTCGAGCATGCCCACGAGGTGATCGGTCACGTCCGCGGCATCCACGAGCGCGTGCGCGGCAAGGACGAGAAGGGCCGCCCGTACTCGGCCGCCGACCCGCACCTGCTGCGGTGGGTGCACCTCGCGGAGATCGACAGCTTCCTCCGCGCGCACCAGACGTTCGGCTCCGACCCGCTCAGCCCCCGCGACACCGACCGCTACGTCGAGCAGGCAGGCGTGCCGGCCGCCCTCCTCGGCGTCGTCGACCCGCCGCGCAGCGTCGCCGAGCTGCGCCGGGCGCTCGAGGAGTACCGCCCCGAGCTCGAGCCGAGCGAGGCCGCGAGGGATGCCGCCCGCTTCCTCCTGCTCGACCCTCCCCTTCCGTTCGTGGCACGTCCCGGCTACGCCACCCTCGCGACGGGCGGGCTGAGCCTGCTGCCGCCCTGGGCACTGGAGATGCTCGAGATCCCGCTGCCCCGGCCGGTGTCGCGGCTCGTCGCCCGGCCGGTCGGGCGGTTCGGCACGGCGGCCGTGCGGTGGGGCATGGCCGGGCTCGGCGAGCGCCGCCCGAGCGACCAGGACGTCACCGACCCGACCCCCGACGCGACGGCCGCCGCCAGCTGACGCGGACACCCGGCCCGGGTCGACCAAGGCGTCCAGCCCGGGCCGTGGCGTACCGCAGGCGGGCCGCACGTGAGGGACGTGTGCGGGTCCGTTCGGGGTCGCGTGGGGGTCGACCCCCATGGCCGCGTGACCGCCGACGCGGGAGGGTTGGGGCATGGCCACCCCGACCCTCGCCCCCGTCGTCACCGCCCCTATCGGTATCCCTGACGCAGTCGCCACGACGACGGCCGACCCCGCCTCGACGGGCCGGACGGCGGCCGCGGCACCCGGCTCACCGGCATCCGTCGAGCGGGTCGGGGCGCTGGCCGTCGCGGCTCCGCTGCTGCTGTGGGCGCACGGCATCCTCGCGTGGGTCGACGGGCTCGGCGCGACGCGGGACCTGCGTGACCGCGCCCAGGGGCAGGGCACGCTGACGACGCTCGACTACGCCGCGGACTCGCTCGGCGCCGCGTCGATCGTCCTGCTGGCGGCGGCGGTGGTCGCCTTCGCGTGGCTGACCGTCGAGGTGGTGCGGCGGCCCTCGGTCGCCGCGCGGCTGGGCACGGGCTCCCTCGTGACGGCGGGGGCCGGCCTCGTCGCGGTGGTTGCCCCGCTCGGGCTGCTGCCGCTCGGGGCGCTGCTCATGCTCATCGGGCTGGCGCCGCTCTCGCGCAGCGACGACCGCTGAGACGAGCCCGTCCCGGCCCCTCGCCTGACGACGGCGTCGCGACTAACCTCCGACGATGAGCAACCCCGAACGCCGACCGGGCGAGGTCATGGGCGAGGCGCGACCGGCATCCGCGATCGAGGTGATGACGCCGCGCGAGGTGCCGCTCGGAGGGCCGCGGGCGATGACGGTGCGACGCACCCTGCCGCAGCGGCAGCGCTCGCTCATCGGCGCGTGGTGCTTCCTCGACCACTACGGGCCCGACGACGTCGCGAGCACGGGCGGCATGCGGGTGCCCGGCCACCCGCACACCGGGCTGCAGACGGTGTCGTGGCTGTTCACCGGCGAGGTCGAGCACCGCGACACGACCGGGGTCCACGCGATGGTGCGGCCCGGCGAGCTCAACCTCATGACGGCGGGATCCGGCATCGCGCACAGCGAGTTCTCGACACCGTCGACGTCGGTGCTGCACGGGGCGCAGCTGTGGCTCGCCCTCCCCGACGCCACCCGCCACGTGGCGCCGACGTTCGAGCACTACGCGCCACCGGCCGTCGAACGACCCGGGGCGACGGCGCGCGTCTTCCTCGGCGGGCTGCTTGGCAGCCTCTCCCCTGTCGCGACGCACAGTCCGCTACTGGGCGCCGAGATCGTGCTGGATGCCGGTGCGTCCCTCACGCTGGACGCCCCCGCCGGCCTGCAGCCGGGTTTCGAGCACGGGCTCCTCGTCGACATCGGCGGGGTGACGGTGAGGGCTGAGGGCGCCGAGGACCGTGAGACCGAGGACCGTGAGACCGAGGACAGCGCGACCGGGGACAGCGAGACAGTGAAAGCCGGCGGGCGCGTGCCGGTGGAACGCGGCGAGCTGGCCTACCTCCCAGTCGGGCTGGGCGAGGTGACGATCACGGCGGCGGACGACGAGCCGGCCCGCGTGCTGCTGCTCGGCGGCGAGCCGTTCGGCGAGCAGATCGTCATGTGGTGGAACTTCATCGGTCGCACACACGACGAGGTCGTCGCCTACCGCGAGGCATGGGAACGCGAGCGCGTGGCGGCAGACGACGCAGGCGACGCGGACGGCGCGGACGGAGCGCCCGGCGGGGGCGAGGACCTCGACCGCCGGTACGGGCCGTTCCCCGACGCCTGGGACT
This is a stretch of genomic DNA from Terracoccus luteus. It encodes these proteins:
- a CDS encoding oxygenase MpaB family protein; its protein translation is MDPVSDLTRFVQRRLGTALRNRVAGDDAPQHAERIWGAEGERWFTPDDPIWRVHADASMFPGGIASLLLQSLHPLAMAGVAGHSGYRGDPWGRLQRTSHYLAITTYGTVEHAHEVIGHVRGIHERVRGKDEKGRPYSAADPHLLRWVHLAEIDSFLRAHQTFGSDPLSPRDTDRYVEQAGVPAALLGVVDPPRSVAELRRALEEYRPELEPSEAARDAARFLLLDPPLPFVARPGYATLATGGLSLLPPWALEMLEIPLPRPVSRLVARPVGRFGTAAVRWGMAGLGERRPSDQDVTDPTPDATAAAS
- a CDS encoding SRPBCC family protein, which gives rise to MSDVTIRAVGPVATPTAWERYADTTLWKRWSPQILGVDLTDPTRQRLHAGMTGRVRGPLGLKVPFTVESVDEARMSWVWRVHVGPVRMRLHHTVAGHPKGTETTLTISGAPPVAVGYSVLAQVALHRLVRP
- a CDS encoding TIM-barrel domain-containing protein, which gives rise to MQTDHFVRFESVTDVERTDTGLLARVHGERLRIDVCRADVVRVQLSRGGVFDEQPTFAVCVDPLQATRAGDVPFRVDTGTGTESTTGGRQWRVVTDELEVRLGVAPFRVDVLRTDGSVVLQSVLGDDGRYETYRTLNDSWSTRRSRGRGDGVFGLGEKGGVFDRAGRDFTMWNTDVLNGPATEQFRAGLAADDPRADVTSTEFDPYYVTIPFFYHQSNPSGAMSGSFVDNGHRGHYDFSRSDDIRIGFEGGQWTEYVFAGPDMPGILEAYTWLTGRAGLPPLWALGYHQCRWHAYTQDEVEQLGARHREAGFPVDALWLDIDYMDGYRVFTWDEQRFPDPAGMLERLDAQGLKVISIVDPGVKHDPGYAVYDDGLERDVFCRTEGGDVYIGQVWPGDTVFPDFATEAARSWWGELNARHVESGLAGIWNDMNEPATGVIPPERMRFEHGRVSHERFHNQYALLMAMGTVEGLQAARPDLRTFVLSRSGFAGIQRYAANWMGDNQARWDHLALAVTMGSGLGVSGQPFVGADIGGFQGDSNAELFLRWMQLGALTPFCRNHSETDNVEQYAWAFGTRVFDLAREAVQLRYRLMPYLYSAFVRASETGEPVQRPLAFDHQYDPAAVAVDDQFLLGRDLLVAPVILPGETARQVYLPEGHWYDWHTGEVHEGGRYVIAPTPMERIPLFARAGAVVPMWPTAPASTAGYQPETIELHVFEPVVPGRHESVVVEDDGLTVASATGARLTTTVTVTCVEGAVEVGVDVVTTGDGYAEHRRQGFDVVRHRPA
- a CDS encoding cation diffusion facilitator family transporter, which produces MLTVLVALVANALIALAKSVVAVITGSASMVAEAAHSWADAGNEIFLLIAERRSGKVRDASHPLGYGREAYVWSMFAAFGLFGAGAVVSVWHGIQSLTEPESEEASYTWAYAVLALAFVLEGISFLQARRQSRSAARRAGLHPLRFIADTSNPTLRAVYAEDSAALLGLVIAAAGIGLHQATGDARWDAAGSILVGLLLGVVAIFLISRNRDFLVGETVAPDVRSRVMARLLDVPTIERITFLHLEFVGPSRVFLVAAVDLIGDDTETEVAARLAELSARVEDHDLIERAVITLSAPGDAAITA
- a CDS encoding pirin family protein, coding for MSNPERRPGEVMGEARPASAIEVMTPREVPLGGPRAMTVRRTLPQRQRSLIGAWCFLDHYGPDDVASTGGMRVPGHPHTGLQTVSWLFTGEVEHRDTTGVHAMVRPGELNLMTAGSGIAHSEFSTPSTSVLHGAQLWLALPDATRHVAPTFEHYAPPAVERPGATARVFLGGLLGSLSPVATHSPLLGAEIVLDAGASLTLDAPAGLQPGFEHGLLVDIGGVTVRAEGAEDRETEDRETEDSATGDSETVKAGGRVPVERGELAYLPVGLGEVTITAADDEPARVLLLGGEPFGEQIVMWWNFIGRTHDEVVAYREAWERERVAADDAGDADGADGAPGGGEDLDRRYGPFPDAWDSTLPAPPMPPLRLRSRG